The following proteins are encoded in a genomic region of Phycisphaera sp.:
- the fmt gene encoding methionyl-tRNA formyltransferase, protein MRVVFFGSGAFGVPTLRALAERHEVAAIVTQPDRPAGRGKKLSPTPIAAEAEALLPGVELFKPEKVNTPDIRDHIRGIDAEAWVVIAFGQKLGQKLLAEKFAINLHASLLPRWRGAAPINAAILAGDESTGVSVITLAEEMDAGLVLGQASRPLDPSLTIGELHEVLARDGVPVVLGVLERHAAGTLTPIEQDADKVTLAPKLSKADGWIDFADTASACRNRVHGLTPWPGVSINLAGTALKLLRVAAETSDHTAGPGTLIDPAGLIACGHGTALRLITIQPAGKKPMDFAAFANGRSLTGGELATPERQPCARSGT, encoded by the coding sequence ATGCGTGTGGTGTTCTTCGGCTCGGGAGCGTTCGGCGTGCCCACCTTGCGTGCGCTGGCCGAGCGGCACGAGGTCGCCGCCATCGTCACGCAGCCCGACCGTCCCGCCGGTCGAGGAAAGAAGCTGAGCCCGACGCCCATCGCCGCCGAGGCCGAAGCGCTCCTGCCGGGCGTCGAACTGTTCAAGCCCGAGAAAGTCAACACCCCGGATATCCGAGACCACATCCGCGGCATCGACGCCGAGGCCTGGGTCGTCATCGCTTTTGGCCAGAAGCTGGGGCAGAAGCTGCTCGCCGAGAAGTTCGCCATCAACCTGCACGCCTCACTCTTGCCTCGTTGGAGGGGCGCAGCGCCCATCAACGCCGCGATCCTCGCCGGCGACGAGTCCACCGGCGTCAGCGTCATCACCCTGGCCGAGGAGATGGACGCCGGCCTCGTGCTCGGTCAGGCCAGCCGCCCGCTCGACCCCAGCCTCACCATCGGCGAGCTCCACGAGGTGCTGGCCCGGGACGGCGTGCCTGTTGTTCTGGGCGTTCTCGAACGCCACGCCGCCGGCACGCTTACGCCCATCGAGCAAGATGCCGACAAGGTCACCCTCGCTCCCAAGCTCTCCAAGGCCGACGGCTGGATCGATTTCGCCGACACAGCCAGCGCCTGCCGCAACCGGGTGCACGGCCTTACCCCTTGGCCGGGTGTGAGCATCAACCTCGCGGGTACTGCGCTCAAGCTGTTGCGTGTCGCCGCCGAAACCTCGGACCACACCGCGGGCCCCGGCACGCTAATCGATCCGGCGGGATTGATCGCTTGTGGCCACGGGACCGCGCTGCGACTGATCACTATCCAGCCCGCGGGCAAGAAGCCCATGGACTTCGCCGCGTTCGCCAACGGGCGTTCGCTCACCGGCGGTGAACTCGCCACACCGGAGCGCCAGCCATGCGCACGCTCTGGGACCTGA
- a CDS encoding S41 family peptidase, whose translation MPGFDLSGRCRVSAAFAMALAAGTASLQMACASSATTSPDSSLSSSRAGDESAARSGMASAAWMAEQSRVGYPRMPSLSPDGSTIAFTWAGDLWAVSAGGGVASRLTTHPADDLRSAFSPDGSTLVFTSTRDGSTNLYAMPVSTDGGRVVGGAVRRITLSDRSLTLSGFDAAGDAVLVQARLEPGMYRGTNMYRVPLDGSAITRLTDAYGLMPRMTADGSRVLFTRQRDLYDRPAYQGPAAGEVWEMDTETGRFEQLTNFDGNDANAFGLPDGSTIYVSSRHGQNNIWRIPAGRTDADGLRRVTNFAPEEGEHTIGHGVLDLNLSDDGSTAVFLVWDTLYTLDLTQRGATPESVEIYASGDSQTLDTRLETLDRQVSEAALSPDGKTLAVVARGEVFIRNTEDDRPTRRVTFTSGREQDIAWSPDNQYLYFSSDEDGEFAIYRAMVSLAREDIMPEEPEEEEPEATEEDADAEEPTEGEDQATEAESDGDGDGEEQPEDGGEDESEKKDEEDKIDHGKRWSDALRFEVEPFIESDERTVEPMPSPDGYRLLYVRERGDLWMRDLASGQDTLVFESWNEPDVQWASDSRHIVYEVADLDFNADVWLLDLDGQDAEPVNITRHPDIDTSPRLSHDGKMLVFLSDRAGNNWSYDAYAVLLDRSLEGKTDYELAQYFKDAAKAVGKQGKIDTPDLDEPADREPLEFDTEDAWQRVRRLTGFSGVGNLALTPGGDRVLFSTNIDGSTSLFSVDYQGQDRKTVQSGGVSQVHVTPDGSKAVFIRGGQAATAKPTGGGANTLGIDATVRIDVAAEQAQKFRDAANMLGREFYHPTMKGLNWDGLTERYLELARVTRTPSEFYQVGRLLMGELNGSHLGIWGGTQLYDAPAIRTGYLGIDAKPVARGYEVTYVLPEGPAWRDTSKLHEGDVIIAINGTPLAPEGGMPTVDLSEAMAGTSGEETLLDIVPADPTGSAYVLIVPTSSGGDSGLRYEDGVRQRRAKVEELSGGRVGYLHIRGMNEPSLRDFERDLYAAASGKDGLLIDVRDNGGGWTTDILLSSLTAPRHAYTIPRGANPDDVPQDAYPRDRRLIYGYSRPIAVLCNENSYSNAEIFSHAIKTTERGPLVGQETYGAVISTGSYRLIDGTTVRRPFRGWYLPDGTDMENNGAVPDVLVEVNPGHEVEGVDPQLEAAVKAVMDDME comes from the coding sequence ATGCCAGGGTTCGACCTCTCAGGAAGGTGCCGCGTGTCGGCGGCGTTCGCCATGGCGCTGGCCGCGGGCACCGCCTCGCTCCAGATGGCCTGCGCGAGCAGCGCCACCACCTCGCCCGATTCGTCGCTTTCGAGCAGCCGGGCGGGTGACGAGTCTGCTGCTCGCTCGGGCATGGCGTCGGCGGCTTGGATGGCCGAGCAATCCCGCGTGGGTTACCCGCGCATGCCGAGCCTGAGCCCCGATGGCTCGACCATCGCGTTCACGTGGGCGGGCGACCTGTGGGCCGTGAGCGCCGGGGGCGGCGTTGCCTCGCGCCTGACCACGCATCCAGCCGACGACCTGCGCAGCGCGTTCAGCCCGGATGGTTCGACGCTGGTGTTCACGTCCACGCGCGACGGCTCGACAAACCTGTACGCCATGCCGGTCTCGACCGATGGCGGCCGTGTGGTCGGTGGCGCCGTCCGCCGCATCACGCTGAGCGATCGCTCGCTCACGCTCTCGGGCTTCGACGCGGCGGGCGACGCGGTGCTGGTACAGGCGAGGCTCGAGCCGGGCATGTACCGCGGAACCAACATGTATCGCGTGCCGCTCGATGGGAGCGCCATTACACGCCTCACCGATGCCTATGGCCTGATGCCGCGGATGACCGCCGACGGCTCGCGCGTGCTGTTCACCCGGCAACGCGACCTGTACGACCGCCCGGCCTATCAGGGCCCCGCCGCCGGCGAGGTCTGGGAGATGGACACCGAGACGGGCCGATTCGAGCAACTGACCAACTTCGATGGCAACGATGCCAACGCGTTCGGCCTTCCCGACGGATCGACCATTTACGTCTCGAGCCGCCACGGCCAGAACAACATCTGGCGCATCCCCGCCGGCCGCACCGATGCGGACGGGCTGCGCCGCGTGACCAATTTTGCACCCGAGGAGGGCGAACACACGATCGGCCACGGCGTGCTCGATCTGAACCTGTCCGACGATGGGTCGACGGCCGTATTCCTGGTTTGGGATACGCTGTACACGCTCGACCTGACCCAGCGGGGCGCAACACCCGAGTCCGTGGAGATCTACGCCTCGGGCGACAGCCAGACGCTCGACACTCGGCTCGAGACCCTCGACCGCCAGGTGAGCGAGGCGGCCCTGAGCCCGGATGGCAAGACCCTGGCCGTGGTGGCGCGAGGCGAGGTGTTCATCCGCAACACCGAGGACGACCGACCCACCCGCCGCGTGACCTTCACCAGCGGGCGAGAGCAGGACATCGCCTGGAGCCCCGACAACCAGTACCTGTACTTCTCGAGCGACGAGGACGGCGAGTTCGCCATTTACCGCGCCATGGTGAGCCTCGCGCGTGAGGACATCATGCCCGAAGAGCCGGAGGAAGAAGAACCCGAGGCCACCGAGGAAGACGCTGACGCCGAAGAGCCTACCGAGGGCGAGGACCAAGCGACCGAAGCCGAGAGCGATGGCGATGGCGATGGCGAAGAGCAGCCCGAAGACGGCGGCGAGGATGAATCCGAGAAGAAAGACGAAGAAGACAAGATCGATCACGGCAAACGCTGGTCCGACGCGCTGCGCTTCGAGGTTGAACCGTTCATCGAGAGCGACGAGCGGACGGTCGAGCCCATGCCATCGCCTGACGGCTACCGCCTGCTGTACGTCCGCGAGCGGGGCGACCTGTGGATGCGCGACCTGGCCAGCGGTCAGGACACGCTCGTCTTCGAGAGCTGGAACGAACCCGACGTGCAATGGGCGTCCGACAGCCGCCACATCGTCTACGAGGTGGCCGACCTGGACTTCAACGCCGACGTGTGGCTGCTGGACCTGGACGGCCAGGACGCCGAGCCGGTGAACATCACGCGGCACCCGGATATCGATACATCCCCGCGGCTGAGCCACGACGGCAAGATGCTGGTGTTCCTGAGCGATCGCGCGGGCAACAACTGGTCGTACGACGCGTACGCAGTGCTACTCGACCGCTCTCTTGAGGGTAAGACCGACTACGAACTCGCCCAGTACTTCAAGGACGCCGCCAAGGCAGTGGGCAAGCAGGGCAAGATCGACACGCCCGATTTGGACGAGCCGGCCGATCGCGAGCCGCTGGAATTCGACACCGAGGACGCGTGGCAGCGCGTGCGTCGACTGACGGGCTTCAGCGGAGTCGGCAACCTCGCGCTCACGCCCGGCGGCGACCGCGTGCTGTTCAGCACCAACATCGACGGCAGCACCAGCCTGTTCTCGGTCGACTACCAGGGGCAGGACCGCAAGACCGTGCAGAGCGGCGGCGTATCACAGGTGCACGTGACGCCCGATGGCTCGAAGGCCGTGTTCATCCGCGGCGGGCAGGCGGCGACGGCCAAGCCCACCGGCGGCGGGGCCAACACGCTGGGCATCGACGCGACGGTCCGCATCGACGTGGCCGCCGAGCAGGCCCAGAAGTTCCGCGACGCGGCCAACATGCTCGGCCGCGAGTTCTACCACCCCACGATGAAGGGCCTGAATTGGGACGGCCTGACCGAGCGGTATCTGGAGCTGGCGCGCGTGACACGCACGCCCAGCGAGTTCTACCAGGTCGGTCGGCTGCTGATGGGCGAGCTCAACGGCTCGCACCTGGGCATCTGGGGCGGCACGCAGCTCTACGACGCACCGGCAATCCGCACCGGGTACCTGGGCATCGACGCCAAGCCCGTGGCACGCGGCTACGAAGTCACGTACGTGCTGCCCGAAGGCCCGGCGTGGCGTGACACGAGCAAGCTCCACGAGGGCGACGTGATCATCGCTATCAACGGCACGCCGCTGGCCCCCGAGGGTGGGATGCCGACGGTGGACCTGAGCGAAGCGATGGCCGGCACGTCGGGCGAGGAAACCCTGCTCGACATCGTGCCCGCAGACCCGACAGGATCCGCGTACGTGCTCATCGTGCCGACTTCTTCGGGCGGCGATAGCGGCCTGCGGTACGAGGACGGCGTTCGCCAGCGCCGCGCCAAGGTCGAGGAGCTGTCGGGCGGGCGCGTGGGCTACCTGCACATCCGCGGCATGAACGAGCCCTCGCTGCGCGATTTTGAGCGTGATCTGTACGCCGCGGCGAGCGGCAAGGACGGCCTGCTCATCGACGTCCGCGACAACGGCGGTGGCTGGACCACCGACATCCTGCTCAGCTCGCTCACGGCGCCACGCCACGCCTACACCATCCCGCGCGGGGCCAACCCCGACGACGTCCCCCAGGATGCCTACCCGCGTGATCGCCGGCTGATCTACGGCTACTCACGCCCGATCGCGGTGTTGTGCAACGAGAATTCGTACTCGAACGCCGAGATCTTCTCGCACGCCATCAAGACCACCGAACGCGGGCCGCTGGTGGGCCAGGAGACCTACGGCGCGGTCATCTCGACCGGGTCGTACCGGCTCATCGATGGGACGACGGTCCGCCGGCCCTTCCGCGGCTGGTACCTGCCCGACGGCACCGACATGGAGAACAACGGTGCCGTGCCCGACGTGCTCGTTGAGGTTAACCCCGGCCACGAGGTTGAGGGTGTCGACCCGCAACTCGAGGCGGCGGTGAAGGCCGTGATGGACGACATGGAGTAG
- a CDS encoding DUF1570 domain-containing protein, which produces MAAWASPQEAFESAHKAEVEGRHREAFDGYLRAWADPALRHEAARRARSLERVARLSSNDDTSVIEPIQTKLGPGFKTYRSRSYLVLSDAPDDWTRGRITLLERAREQYFRDIDRLGVPVHPHPHRLVCVFFGQHGDYLDFAKNHDGFDAGWTAGYYSMAHNAIIVHDDRTSPSLFRVMRELAKYEQRIQELTDQANEANRQGQYERARLIRDAANDLNEHLGEERRRIENEVLRFGVAKVLHEAIHLLAFNTGLQDRRSSYPLWVSEGLAASFEAHNTGGQFGFAFAYEPREQELEKLVLKDELPSLEKVVVFDDNTGLRAYTARPLYAMAYGLFKELHRTQRDELAAYLGELADLPAGEQTPAQHLERFERHFGDVASLERRIARRWTAAARERQNQDERTRQTAGL; this is translated from the coding sequence ATGGCTGCCTGGGCCTCGCCACAAGAGGCGTTCGAGAGCGCCCACAAGGCCGAGGTCGAAGGCCGCCATCGCGAGGCCTTTGACGGCTATCTCAGGGCCTGGGCCGACCCCGCCCTGCGGCACGAGGCAGCCCGCCGCGCACGCTCGCTCGAGCGCGTCGCCAGGCTCTCATCGAACGACGACACGTCGGTGATCGAACCCATCCAGACCAAGCTGGGCCCGGGCTTCAAGACCTATCGCTCGCGTTCGTACCTCGTGCTCAGCGATGCCCCCGACGACTGGACCCGAGGCCGCATCACGTTGCTGGAGCGCGCCCGCGAGCAGTACTTCCGCGACATCGACCGCCTGGGCGTGCCCGTGCACCCCCACCCCCACCGCCTGGTGTGCGTGTTCTTCGGGCAGCACGGCGACTATCTGGACTTCGCGAAGAACCACGATGGGTTCGATGCCGGCTGGACGGCGGGCTATTACAGCATGGCCCACAACGCGATCATCGTCCACGACGACCGCACCTCGCCCAGCTTGTTCCGCGTGATGCGTGAGCTGGCCAAGTACGAGCAGCGCATCCAGGAGCTCACCGACCAAGCCAACGAGGCCAATCGCCAGGGCCAATACGAGCGGGCCCGGCTGATCCGCGATGCCGCCAACGACCTGAACGAGCACCTGGGCGAGGAACGCCGACGCATCGAGAACGAGGTGCTCCGCTTCGGCGTTGCCAAGGTACTGCACGAGGCCATCCACCTGCTGGCGTTCAACACCGGGCTCCAGGACCGCCGGTCGTCGTATCCCTTGTGGGTGAGCGAAGGTCTGGCGGCCAGCTTCGAGGCCCACAACACCGGCGGGCAGTTCGGGTTCGCGTTCGCTTACGAGCCGCGCGAGCAGGAACTCGAGAAGCTCGTGCTCAAGGATGAGCTCCCGAGCCTGGAGAAGGTGGTCGTTTTCGACGACAACACCGGGCTGCGGGCCTATACCGCCCGGCCGCTCTACGCGATGGCCTACGGGCTCTTCAAGGAACTGCACCGCACCCAGCGGGACGAGCTCGCGGCCTATTTGGGCGAGCTGGCCGATCTGCCCGCCGGGGAACAGACCCCGGCTCAGCACCTGGAACGCTTCGAGCGCCACTTCGGCGACGTGGCTTCGCTGGAGCGTCGCATCGCCCGGCGGTGGACCGCCGCCGCCCGGGAGCGCCAGAATCAGGACGAGCGGACCCGTCAAACCGCCGGGCTGTGA
- a CDS encoding acetyl-CoA C-acyltransferase yields MPRRAAVICALRTPVGRFGGALAGVRPDDLAAHAIKAVVKQSGIDPATIDDVYFGAANQAGEDNRNVARMAVLLAGLPTSVPGSTINRLCASGLDAINIAARMIEADHGDVFIAGGVESMSRAPYVLSKPDTAYARNQEMHDTSIGWRFVNPKLSELHHPYAMGETAENVARQHKISREDQDTFALSSQQRWAAAHEQGLFKDEIMPIRIPQRKGEPMVFDTDEHPRPDTTLEKLAKLRPVFAKDDQGTVTAGNSSSINDGAAALLLVEEGRAKALGLEPLAFVGPSAAVGVDPAYMGIGPVPAIRKALDRAKLSLSDIGLVELNEAFAAQSVACARELDIPSEKLNVKGGAIAIGHPLGCSGARLATTLLHEMVRTGTTHGMASLCVGVGQGLATTFERA; encoded by the coding sequence ATGCCGCGACGCGCCGCTGTTATCTGTGCCCTGCGAACCCCGGTCGGCCGATTCGGCGGGGCCCTGGCTGGCGTTCGACCCGATGACTTGGCCGCCCACGCCATCAAGGCGGTGGTCAAACAATCGGGCATCGATCCGGCCACCATCGATGATGTCTACTTCGGCGCGGCCAACCAAGCCGGCGAGGACAACCGCAACGTCGCACGCATGGCCGTATTGCTCGCGGGGCTGCCGACGAGTGTTCCAGGATCCACCATCAACCGGCTGTGCGCGTCGGGGCTCGACGCGATCAACATCGCCGCCCGCATGATCGAGGCCGACCACGGCGACGTGTTCATCGCCGGCGGTGTCGAATCGATGAGCCGGGCACCATACGTGCTCAGCAAGCCCGACACGGCCTACGCACGCAACCAGGAGATGCACGACACCTCCATTGGCTGGCGCTTCGTGAACCCGAAGCTTTCTGAACTCCACCATCCCTACGCGATGGGCGAGACCGCCGAGAACGTCGCGCGGCAGCACAAGATCAGCCGGGAGGATCAGGACACGTTCGCGCTGTCGAGCCAGCAGAGGTGGGCCGCCGCCCACGAGCAGGGGCTGTTCAAGGACGAGATCATGCCGATTCGGATCCCCCAGCGCAAGGGCGAGCCGATGGTATTCGACACCGACGAGCACCCGCGGCCGGACACGACGCTCGAGAAGCTCGCCAAGCTGCGACCCGTGTTCGCCAAAGACGACCAGGGCACCGTGACGGCGGGCAACTCATCGAGCATCAACGACGGCGCGGCCGCGCTCTTGCTCGTCGAGGAGGGCCGAGCCAAGGCGTTGGGCCTCGAGCCGCTGGCATTCGTGGGCCCGAGCGCCGCGGTCGGCGTCGATCCGGCCTACATGGGCATCGGCCCGGTGCCCGCCATCCGCAAGGCCCTCGATCGCGCCAAACTCTCGCTCTCCGACATCGGCCTCGTCGAATTGAACGAGGCTTTCGCGGCCCAGTCGGTCGCGTGCGCTCGGGAATTGGACATCCCAAGCGAGAAGCTGAACGTGAAGGGCGGAGCGATCGCCATCGGCCACCCGCTCGGCTGCAGCGGTGCTCGGCTGGCGACCACGCTACTCCACGAGATGGTGCGCACCGGCACGACACACGGCATGGCTTCGCTTTGCGTGGGTGTTGGTCAGGGGCTGGCGACGACTTTCGAGCGGGCCTGA
- a CDS encoding aspartate aminotransferase family protein, giving the protein MSTPSQTTRSAELYERAQRVLPGGVSRNTVLRDPHPVYADHGVGCRITDIEGVTRLDFSNNMASLIHGHACPAIVEAVTAQLARGSAFTTATEVEVRYAEHLVGRNPNFEKLRFVNSGTEALMVSLKAARAYTGRPKIAKVEGAYHGGYDYAEVSQAPNPDTWGEIDQPNSVALAHGTPGSALGDVVIIPFNDPERAIAILNKHADELACVLLDLMPHRVGLRPADPEFVAAIREWATKHGSLLVLDEVITFRTEHGGLQSRYDITPDLTAIGKMIGGGFPVGAVVGRSEVMEVLNPRAKRVLYPHSGTFSANPISTTAGLVAMELFDEPAVARLNALAARAMKGIDTAARQAGVPVCVTGSGSMFRVHMKPQPPRNFREAYLTPEENSRLKALLEYMFDEGFILINTCSATLSTPMTEAEIDELVGAFERGFEKMAVSV; this is encoded by the coding sequence ATGAGCACGCCTTCCCAGACCACACGTAGCGCCGAACTCTACGAACGAGCCCAGAGAGTTTTGCCTGGCGGCGTCAGCCGCAACACCGTGCTGCGCGATCCGCATCCCGTGTACGCCGACCATGGTGTGGGCTGCCGGATCACCGACATCGAGGGCGTGACGCGGCTGGACTTCTCGAACAACATGGCCTCGCTCATCCACGGCCACGCGTGCCCGGCGATTGTCGAAGCGGTGACCGCGCAGCTCGCTCGTGGGTCGGCATTTACGACGGCCACCGAGGTTGAGGTGCGATACGCCGAGCATCTGGTGGGGCGGAACCCGAACTTCGAGAAGCTGCGGTTCGTGAACTCGGGCACCGAAGCGTTGATGGTGTCGCTCAAGGCGGCGCGGGCGTACACGGGGCGGCCCAAGATCGCCAAGGTCGAGGGCGCCTACCACGGCGGGTACGACTACGCCGAGGTGAGCCAGGCGCCGAATCCCGACACATGGGGCGAGATCGACCAGCCCAACAGCGTCGCCCTCGCGCACGGCACGCCCGGGTCGGCGCTCGGCGACGTGGTCATTATCCCGTTCAACGACCCCGAGCGCGCGATCGCGATCCTGAACAAGCACGCAGATGAACTTGCGTGCGTGCTGCTCGACCTGATGCCCCACCGTGTCGGGCTGCGGCCGGCGGACCCGGAATTCGTGGCGGCGATCCGCGAGTGGGCCACGAAGCACGGCTCGCTGCTCGTGCTCGACGAGGTCATCACCTTCCGCACCGAGCACGGCGGGCTGCAATCGCGATACGACATCACGCCCGACCTGACCGCCATCGGCAAGATGATCGGCGGCGGCTTTCCGGTAGGCGCGGTGGTCGGCCGCTCGGAAGTCATGGAAGTGCTCAATCCGCGCGCCAAGCGTGTGCTCTACCCGCATTCGGGCACCTTCTCGGCCAATCCTATCAGCACGACGGCCGGCCTGGTCGCGATGGAGCTGTTCGACGAGCCCGCGGTGGCTCGCCTCAACGCGTTGGCCGCTCGTGCCATGAAGGGCATCGACACAGCGGCCCGGCAAGCGGGCGTGCCGGTGTGTGTGACCGGAAGCGGTTCGATGTTCCGCGTGCATATGAAGCCACAGCCGCCGCGAAACTTCCGCGAGGCCTACCTCACGCCGGAAGAGAATTCCCGTCTCAAGGCCTTGCTCGAGTACATGTTCGACGAGGGGTTCATCCTCATCAACACGTGCTCGGCCACGCTCTCAACGCCGATGACTGAGGCCGAGATCGATGAGTTGGTTGGCGCTTTCGAGCGCGGATTCGAGAAGATGGCAGTGAGCGTCTGA
- a CDS encoding 3-oxoacid CoA-transferase subunit B gives MTQTEQLAGRTREEMAQRLALDIPNGSYVNLGIGIPELVARFVPEGRTLIYHTENGLLGMGPSPEEGAGDPELINAGKRHVTAIPGAAYFHHADSFAMIRGGHIDLCVLGAMQVSQNGDLANWSTGEPGAIPAVGGAMDLVAGVKKVYVITQHCTKQGEPKLVEDCTYPLTGRRVIDRIYTDLAVIDVTPEGFRLVELSPGVGFGDVQQRTGAPLLPIQE, from the coding sequence ATGACCCAGACCGAGCAACTCGCCGGACGCACGCGGGAAGAGATGGCCCAACGGCTCGCGCTCGACATTCCCAATGGGTCGTATGTCAATCTTGGCATCGGCATCCCCGAACTCGTCGCGCGGTTCGTGCCCGAGGGCCGCACGCTGATTTACCACACCGAGAACGGCCTGCTGGGCATGGGTCCCTCGCCCGAAGAGGGCGCTGGCGACCCCGAACTCATCAACGCCGGCAAGCGGCACGTGACGGCCATCCCCGGGGCGGCTTACTTCCACCACGCCGACAGCTTCGCGATGATCCGCGGCGGGCATATCGACCTGTGCGTGCTGGGCGCGATGCAGGTCTCCCAGAACGGTGATCTGGCGAATTGGTCGACGGGCGAGCCCGGCGCGATCCCCGCCGTCGGCGGCGCGATGGACCTTGTGGCGGGCGTCAAGAAGGTCTACGTCATCACGCAGCATTGCACGAAGCAAGGCGAGCCCAAGCTGGTCGAGGATTGCACCTATCCGCTGACGGGCCGGCGCGTGATCGACCGCATCTACACCGATCTTGCGGTCATCGACGTGACACCCGAGGGGTTCCGGCTGGTCGAGTTGAGCCCGGGTGTTGGGTTCGGCGACGTCCAGCAGCGCACCGGTGCCCCACTGCTGCCGATCCAAGAGTGA
- a CDS encoding 3-oxoacid CoA-transferase subunit A: MINKQVSSPAEAVADVFDGATVMVGGFGEAGSPIELIHALIDQGATDLTVVSNNTGSGEVGLAALLKAGRVSKVVCSFPRTANSTVFPELYRSGKTTLELVPQGTLAERIRAGGAGIPAFYTPAAVGTPLADGKETREFEGQEFVLERGLKADFALIKGRTADTYGNIVYNKTARNFGPIMAMAAKVAIVQAERVVEPGGIDPEVVVTPGLFVERVVAVANPVHESELVAAGETYP, encoded by the coding sequence ATGATCAACAAACAGGTCTCGAGCCCGGCCGAGGCCGTGGCTGATGTCTTCGATGGTGCGACGGTGATGGTCGGCGGGTTCGGTGAGGCTGGCAGCCCGATCGAGCTGATCCACGCGCTGATCGACCAGGGCGCGACCGACCTCACGGTCGTCAGCAACAACACCGGCAGCGGCGAGGTCGGGTTGGCTGCGCTGCTCAAGGCCGGGCGGGTGTCGAAGGTGGTCTGTTCGTTTCCACGGACCGCCAACTCGACGGTGTTCCCCGAACTCTACCGCAGCGGCAAGACCACGCTCGAGCTTGTACCGCAGGGCACGCTGGCCGAACGCATCCGCGCGGGTGGGGCGGGCATCCCGGCGTTCTACACTCCTGCCGCGGTGGGCACGCCGCTGGCCGATGGGAAAGAAACGCGAGAGTTCGAGGGGCAGGAGTTCGTGCTCGAGCGCGGATTGAAGGCCGACTTCGCGTTGATCAAGGGGCGCACCGCCGATACGTATGGCAACATCGTGTACAACAAGACCGCGCGCAACTTCGGCCCGATCATGGCGATGGCGGCGAAGGTTGCGATCGTGCAAGCAGAACGCGTCGTCGAGCCTGGCGGGATTGATCCTGAGGTTGTCGTGACGCCGGGGTTGTTCGTGGAGCGCGTCGTCGCGGTGGCGAATCCCGTGCATGAATCGGAATTAGTCGCCGCCGGGGAGACGTACCCATGA
- a CDS encoding HlyD family efflux transporter periplasmic adaptor subunit: protein MKRIARWIVVMLAALAVVTGLIVTLRPQPVAVDAAFVTLAPMIVSVDEEGMTRIGERYVISSPLHGRLRRITLDPGDAIEAGVTPVATIEPMDPAMLDPRAIAQTEARVEAAAAAVRRAESLRERARAAWDLAETEHGRIASAGERDAATTRELARAKAELRSTHEAFRAAEFDEDIARYELDVARSSLLYARGETPEGNLARMLLTSPIDGVVLRVLRESISVVDAGEPLLEVGDLDDLELVIDVLSTDGVRIDAGDRVMIEHWGGDEPLAAVVRLVEPSAFTHISALGIEEQRVNVIADFVSPLPDRTGLGDQYRVEAKIIIWHHEAVLGVPTTAVFRTDDRWAVYVIRNGRAFLRQVQIGQQNDEVTQILAGLDVDQLVVRHSTDNLVDGTRIRIRRP, encoded by the coding sequence ATGAAACGCATTGCTCGGTGGATTGTCGTCATGCTTGCCGCACTTGCTGTGGTCACCGGCCTGATCGTCACGCTTCGGCCTCAACCGGTTGCCGTCGACGCCGCGTTCGTCACGTTAGCTCCGATGATCGTGAGCGTAGACGAGGAAGGCATGACCCGCATTGGAGAGCGATACGTCATCTCCAGCCCACTCCACGGGCGGCTGCGGCGAATCACGCTCGACCCCGGTGATGCGATCGAAGCGGGGGTTACTCCAGTGGCCACCATCGAACCAATGGACCCGGCGATGCTCGACCCTCGGGCCATTGCTCAGACTGAGGCACGCGTGGAGGCTGCTGCGGCCGCTGTTCGTCGAGCAGAATCCCTACGCGAGCGTGCCCGGGCGGCATGGGATCTCGCCGAGACCGAACACGGACGCATCGCCAGCGCCGGTGAGCGCGACGCCGCTACCACTCGTGAACTTGCCCGCGCCAAGGCTGAGCTGCGCTCGACACATGAAGCCTTCCGTGCTGCGGAATTCGACGAGGATATTGCACGCTACGAGCTTGACGTCGCCCGCAGTTCATTGCTCTATGCTCGTGGCGAGACGCCCGAAGGCAACTTGGCTCGCATGCTACTGACCAGTCCCATCGATGGCGTTGTGCTCAGGGTACTGCGTGAGAGCATATCGGTCGTCGACGCTGGAGAACCGTTGCTGGAAGTCGGCGATCTAGATGACCTGGAACTCGTGATCGACGTGCTCTCAACCGATGGTGTACGCATCGACGCTGGCGATCGCGTCATGATCGAGCACTGGGGAGGAGATGAACCGCTGGCAGCGGTTGTGCGGCTGGTCGAACCGAGTGCGTTCACCCATATCTCGGCGCTGGGCATAGAGGAGCAGCGCGTCAACGTCATCGCCGATTTCGTTTCACCTCTACCGGACCGAACTGGGCTTGGCGATCAATACCGCGTTGAGGCCAAGATCATAATATGGCACCATGAGGCCGTACTAGGTGTGCCGACAACCGCCGTCTTTCGCACCGATGATAGATGGGCGGTCTACGTCATTCGCAACGGTCGTGCGTTCCTCCGCCAAGTACAAATTGGCCAACAAAACGATGAAGTGACGCAAATCCTCGCTGGCCTTGATGTTGACCAGTTAGTTGTTCGGCACTCGACAGACAACCTCGTTGATGGCACCCGCATCCGGATACGGCGCCCATGA